In one Spirosoma rigui genomic region, the following are encoded:
- a CDS encoding lipocalin family protein translates to MKTSMSIRPLVWIMLVAMPLGFSSCKKGADDTVSPATTSPSVEGNYKVSALKADPKVQGFEDLLPLYTLFLGTTCLTDLTVSFKSNGTVTTDTPASCKTNSDDISQATGIDSNSKWVLAGTKLTITDSDKVATTYDVTFTGGNMQLKWQEDDVDASGKAFKQGYTMELRRL, encoded by the coding sequence ATGAAAACGTCAATGTCGATCCGGCCACTGGTTTGGATAATGCTCGTGGCAATGCCACTCGGGTTCAGTAGCTGTAAGAAAGGAGCAGATGATACCGTCTCACCCGCAACGACTTCCCCTTCGGTGGAAGGTAACTACAAAGTAAGCGCGCTCAAAGCAGATCCCAAAGTGCAGGGTTTCGAAGATCTGCTCCCGCTTTATACGCTCTTTCTGGGTACTACCTGCCTGACCGATCTTACGGTATCGTTCAAGAGCAACGGGACCGTCACGACCGATACGCCGGCTTCCTGTAAAACCAACAGTGATGATATAAGTCAGGCAACGGGTATCGATAGTAACAGCAAATGGGTGCTGGCCGGCACCAAGTTGACCATCACCGACAGTGACAAGGTAGCTACCACCTACGATGTGACGTTTACGGGCGGCAATATGCAGCTCAAATGGCAGGAAGATGATGTCGATGCCAGCGGAAAGGCTTTCAAGCAAGGCTACACCATGGAGCTACGGCGGTTGTGA
- the pyrF gene encoding orotidine-5'-phosphate decarboxylase → MTYNELSEQIFKKQSYLCVGLDTDLRKLPSHLLSEADPVFAFNKAIIDATADFAVAYKPNIAFYEAQGPRGWESLQRTLDYIPSNCFTIADAKRGDIGNTSGLYARTFFEPEAAGLSFDSITVAPYMGHDSVVPFLAYPGKWVILLALTSNPGSADFQRLSLHQPVDQEQLYQTVLKTAQTWAGPDQLMFVVGATQTSELSRIRELAPDNFLLVPGVGAQGGSLADVSCRGLTAAGGLLVNASRSILYASAGTDFADRARDEAKALQTEMATYLTERVWEVSR, encoded by the coding sequence ATGACGTACAACGAACTTAGCGAACAGATTTTTAAAAAACAGTCCTACCTGTGCGTAGGCTTAGATACGGACCTGCGCAAATTACCGTCGCATCTGCTTTCCGAGGCCGACCCCGTTTTTGCTTTCAACAAAGCGATTATCGACGCCACCGCCGATTTCGCCGTTGCCTATAAACCCAATATTGCTTTTTACGAAGCCCAGGGCCCCCGCGGTTGGGAAAGTCTGCAGCGAACCCTCGATTATATACCGTCAAATTGTTTTACCATCGCCGATGCCAAGCGGGGCGATATTGGTAATACGTCAGGCCTGTATGCCCGCACTTTTTTTGAGCCCGAAGCTGCGGGTCTGTCGTTCGATTCCATTACCGTAGCGCCTTATATGGGCCATGACTCGGTCGTGCCGTTTCTGGCCTATCCCGGAAAATGGGTCATTCTGCTGGCGCTCACGTCGAATCCTGGTAGTGCTGATTTTCAGCGGCTTTCCCTCCACCAGCCAGTCGATCAGGAGCAACTGTACCAGACCGTTCTGAAAACGGCGCAGACCTGGGCTGGTCCCGATCAGCTGATGTTTGTTGTGGGGGCGACCCAAACCAGTGAGCTGAGCCGGATTCGGGAACTGGCACCGGATAATTTCCTGCTGGTACCGGGCGTAGGGGCCCAGGGTGGATCGCTGGCCGACGTATCGTGCCGGGGGCTCACGGCAGCCGGAGGGCTGCTGGTCAACGCGTCGCGGAGTATACTCTACGCATCGGCCGGCACCGATTTCGCCGACCGGGCCCGTGACGAAGCTAAAGCATTACAAACCGAAATGGCCACCTACCTGACCGAACGAGTCTGGGAAGTTAGTCGATAA
- a CDS encoding heavy metal-binding domain-containing protein codes for MLVTTTPNIEGKRITNYIGLVNGEAIIGANLVKDFFANITDVVGGRSGAYEQGLREAKSIAIKEMIEQATRLGANAIVGIDLDYQTIGGSGSMLMVSANGTAVVID; via the coding sequence ATGCTTGTTACCACTACGCCCAACATTGAAGGCAAACGGATCACCAATTACATTGGTCTGGTCAATGGCGAAGCAATTATCGGGGCTAACCTCGTCAAAGACTTTTTCGCCAACATAACCGACGTAGTTGGTGGTCGATCCGGCGCTTACGAACAGGGATTGCGCGAAGCAAAGAGTATTGCCATTAAAGAAATGATTGAGCAGGCCACCCGGTTGGGCGCCAACGCTATTGTTGGCATCGACCTGGACTACCAGACGATCGGGGGTAGCGGCTCCATGCTGATGGTCAGCGCGAACGGGACGGCGGTTGTTATCGACTAA
- the rfbC gene encoding dTDP-4-dehydrorhamnose 3,5-epimerase, which produces MQVRETAIKGLIELIPRVFDDERGYFFESYNKPLFASLGLPMDFVQDNQSFSVKGVLRGLHMQNEPFAQGKLVRVITGQVLDIAVDLRPDSPTFGQYETFLLDAKLANMAYIPEGFGHGFVALEDSIFSYKCTNVYNKVAESGIRWNDPDLNIDWGISNPIVSDKDQELKAFREIFPHAVV; this is translated from the coding sequence ATGCAAGTCCGGGAAACCGCCATCAAGGGGTTAATTGAATTGATTCCACGCGTATTTGACGATGAACGAGGCTATTTCTTCGAGTCATATAATAAACCCCTCTTTGCGTCGCTGGGTTTGCCCATGGACTTCGTTCAGGACAATCAATCGTTCTCGGTAAAAGGTGTCCTGCGTGGACTGCACATGCAGAACGAACCGTTTGCGCAGGGAAAGCTGGTGCGGGTTATTACGGGTCAGGTACTCGACATTGCCGTTGACCTCCGGCCCGACTCCCCTACCTTCGGTCAGTACGAAACGTTTCTGCTGGATGCCAAGCTGGCTAACATGGCCTATATTCCGGAAGGTTTTGGCCACGGTTTTGTGGCGCTCGAAGACAGTATCTTCAGCTATAAATGTACCAACGTCTATAATAAAGTGGCCGAGTCGGGTATTCGCTGGAACGACCCCGACCTGAATATCGACTGGGGCATCAGCAATCCGATCGTGTCCGACAAGGATCAGGAGTTGAAGGCGTTTCGGGAGATTTTCCCCCACGCGGTCGTTTAA
- a CDS encoding serine hydrolase produces MRIPTTAQSMNDSLTAYLRRLPAGVRVNLAVQSLADSSESFVQGATDQVPSASVIKLPIMIEAMEQVKAGRLDLDEIHILTDGEKVGGDGVLKTYSHRSRVAYRDLLRLMMIYSDNTATNIFINELGMDAINRRIQALGLSGSQLNRVMMDTLAVRQGRENYVTARDMNRLLGKLYRNEVATPELCAHMIAILKQNEDMATIPKRLPAGTVVAHKTGTLAYIRGDAAIVYAREPFLLSIFVAGVPTPQAEQLIADISLICYTHFARP; encoded by the coding sequence ATGCGTATACCGACTACGGCACAGTCGATGAACGATTCGCTCACGGCCTACCTGCGTCGGCTACCGGCGGGCGTGCGGGTCAATCTGGCGGTGCAGTCACTGGCCGACAGCAGTGAGTCGTTTGTGCAGGGGGCCACCGATCAGGTGCCGTCAGCGAGTGTCATCAAACTGCCCATTATGATCGAAGCGATGGAGCAGGTCAAGGCGGGTCGGCTGGATCTGGACGAAATTCATATCCTGACCGATGGCGAAAAAGTGGGGGGCGACGGCGTACTCAAAACGTATTCACACCGCAGCCGGGTAGCCTACCGCGACTTGCTCCGGCTGATGATGATCTACAGTGACAATACCGCTACCAACATCTTCATCAACGAACTTGGGATGGATGCCATCAACCGGCGGATACAGGCCCTCGGCTTGTCTGGCAGTCAGCTGAATCGGGTCATGATGGATACGCTGGCCGTCAGACAGGGCCGCGAGAACTACGTCACGGCGCGGGACATGAATAGGCTACTCGGTAAGCTATACCGGAACGAAGTTGCCACGCCGGAACTGTGCGCGCACATGATAGCCATTCTAAAGCAAAACGAAGACATGGCCACCATCCCGAAACGACTGCCTGCAGGAACCGTAGTAGCGCACAAAACGGGAACGCTAGCCTACATCCGGGGCGATGCGGCCATCGTCTATGCACGAGAGCCCTTTCTCCTTTCCATATTCGTAGCGGGCGTACCTACGCCCCAGGCGGAGCAACTGATTGCCGATATCAGCCTGATTTGTTACACCCATTTTGCGCGCCCATGA
- a CDS encoding uracil-DNA glycosylase family protein, translating to MSTFTEHAIAYYNTLAAPASLPPGVEVMNPYQDSNVRQIVGEFYTKFYRDTRPRVFVLGINPGRFGAGVTGISFTTPQNLRRYCGIDNSLRDTPELSSRFIYQVVEAFGGAAAFYGTFFLTSLFPLALTKDGRNYNFYDDRLTTEALWPAITETVRTQTDFGYNRRVAVCLGRKNETYLRRLNEQQDFFDRIVTLDHPRYILQYKSRQLPDYLDQYITTLHDCLETA from the coding sequence ATGAGCACCTTCACCGAACACGCCATTGCGTATTACAACACCCTGGCCGCCCCGGCCAGCCTGCCACCGGGTGTTGAGGTTATGAATCCTTATCAGGATTCTAACGTCCGGCAGATCGTCGGTGAGTTTTATACCAAATTCTACCGCGATACCCGGCCGCGCGTGTTCGTTCTGGGTATCAACCCCGGCCGGTTTGGGGCGGGCGTAACGGGTATCTCGTTTACGACACCCCAGAACCTGCGCCGGTACTGCGGCATCGACAATAGCCTGCGCGATACGCCGGAGCTATCGAGTCGCTTCATCTACCAGGTTGTCGAAGCCTTTGGCGGTGCCGCAGCTTTCTACGGTACCTTCTTCCTGACCTCCCTGTTTCCCCTCGCACTGACCAAAGACGGCCGTAACTATAACTTCTACGACGACCGGCTGACAACCGAGGCCCTTTGGCCCGCCATCACCGAGACCGTCCGAACGCAGACCGATTTTGGGTATAACCGCCGGGTAGCGGTTTGTCTGGGCCGGAAGAATGAAACCTACCTTCGTCGGCTGAACGAGCAACAGGATTTCTTCGACCGGATCGTTACGCTTGACCACCCCCGGTACATTTTACAGTACAAATCCAGGCAGCTCCCGGACTACCTCGACCAGTACATCACAACCCTGCACGACTGCCTGGAAACGGCATAA